One genomic window of Pelagicoccus enzymogenes includes the following:
- a CDS encoding 3-keto-disaccharide hydrolase, translating into MTSRVSSFGSVFLLVNLFCGQVRAESLFDGSTLAGWHIMQVSEKDPYYATDENFYVEDGAIVCRQLDNQKGGLLLTDATFIDFELKLEFMSDWGCDSGVFIRCTDRGEGIQIMNDYLPGGNVGNLFGQGTGGYLSRPIQLEEESGRIVARDSYDGEEIDGLLYSIGAAAWNQVWKEGEWNALKIRCVGAEPRITTWVNGVKVMQMDGRVFRARHLKDTNQKNWNAPSTWDRESVQAITGNAGSVALQIHPGNRWKAGGVVRYRNIQITPLK; encoded by the coding sequence ATGACATCGAGAGTGTCCAGCTTCGGGTCCGTTTTTTTGCTCGTGAACCTCTTCTGCGGGCAAGTTCGAGCAGAGTCGCTTTTCGACGGCTCTACGCTAGCGGGCTGGCACATCATGCAAGTTTCTGAAAAGGATCCGTACTATGCGACCGATGAGAACTTTTATGTCGAAGATGGCGCGATCGTTTGCCGTCAGCTGGACAACCAAAAAGGTGGCCTGCTGCTAACGGACGCGACCTTCATCGACTTCGAGCTGAAGCTTGAGTTCATGTCTGACTGGGGCTGCGACTCGGGGGTGTTTATCCGCTGCACCGACCGGGGGGAGGGGATTCAGATCATGAATGACTACCTGCCGGGTGGAAACGTTGGGAATCTCTTTGGCCAGGGAACGGGCGGCTACCTTTCGCGACCGATCCAGCTCGAAGAAGAGTCGGGGCGCATCGTAGCCCGCGACAGCTACGATGGAGAGGAGATTGACGGCCTCCTCTACAGTATCGGCGCCGCCGCTTGGAACCAGGTTTGGAAGGAAGGGGAGTGGAACGCCTTGAAGATTCGTTGCGTAGGTGCCGAGCCGCGTATCACTACCTGGGTGAATGGAGTCAAGGTCATGCAAATGGATGGTCGTGTCTTCCGCGCTCGCCACCTGAAGGACACGAATCAAAAAAACTGGAACGCGCCGTCTACTTGGGATCGCGAGTCTGTACAGGCCATCACGGGAAATGCCGGCAGCGTCGCTCTGCAAATCCATCCCGGAAATCGCTGGAAGGCGGGCGGAGTGGTTCGCTACCGAAATATCCAGATCACTCCACTGAAGTAA